One Dromiciops gliroides isolate mDroGli1 chromosome 3, mDroGli1.pri, whole genome shotgun sequence DNA segment encodes these proteins:
- the LOC122747773 gene encoding B-cell receptor-associated protein 31-like, whose product MAVATFFYAEILAVLLLCSPFISAQKWQKIFSSRLVILVLSHGQPFFGILLLILALLFLDAMWEIRKFDTMEKSSLLNCPSALEHHQMKLFRAQRNLHVTGFTLLLSLLLRRLASLQNQQASLQASREALQRQAEGAGEVAQRYLTEKERLLEEAEAQASLRIAAEVSQNQALRADLRKLAEELEACRRNLGRAQAEALHLYKRCEVLTEELARQGEQQPGAGPLEAEGIPEDQMME is encoded by the coding sequence ATGGCGGTGGCCACCTTCTTCTATGCTGAGATCCTGGCTGTCCTGCTCCTCTGCAGCCCCTTCATCTCTGCGCAGAAATGGCAGAAGATCTTCAGTTCCCGCCTGGTAATCCTGGTACTGAGCCACGGGCAGCCCTTCTTTGGGATCCTGCTGTTGATCCTGGCCCTGCTGTTCCTGGACGCCATGTGGGAGATCAGGAAGTTTGACACCATGGAGAAGTCGAGCCTGCTCAACTGCCCGTCGGCCTTGGAGCACCACCAGATGAAGCTCTTCCGAGCCCAGCGGAACCTGCATGTCACGGGCTTCACGCTGCTGCTGTCGCTGCTGCTTCGCCGCCTGGCCAGCCTCCAGAACCAGCAGGCCTCGCTGCAGGCCTCCCGGGAGGCCCTGCAGAGGCAGGCTGAAGGGGCGGGCGAGGTGGCTCAGCGGTACCTGACGGAGAAGGAGAGGCTGCTGGAGGAGGCCGAGGCCCAGGCCAGCCTGCGTATTGCAGCCGAGGTGAGCCAGAACCAGGCCCTGAGGGCGGACCTCAGGAAGCTGGCTGAGGAGCTGGAGGCCTGCCGCAGGAACCTGGGGCGGGCCCAGGCTGAGGCCCTGCACCTGTACAAGCGTTGCGAGGTTCTCACCGAAGAGCTCGCCCGCCAGGGGGAGCAGCAGCCTGGAGCGGGCCCCTTGGAGGCCGAGGGGATCCCCGAAGACCAGATGATGGAGTGA